ACATGCTCGCCGTCTTCGTCTCTTCTTGTCCTCAACTTTTTCATCCCTCTCCCAATACACTTGCCATTGAAGTTGCAGCGCCGGTGACGGAGATCCTTGTCGTGTCGCTTCTAGATTAATCTCACAATCTCGCCTCTAGATCTGACAATGGTTTTGCTGGATTTGAAGGAAGCATCGGGAATCTAGGAGTGAGCAAAATTGAAGACGATTGAACTTTGTGTGAGATTTGATTTACATTAGTTAAGGGTTTTCACACGTGTTAGGGAGTGTGCGCGTGTCCATAGGTCTTGTTTATACAACGAAGAAAGTTGAAAAAGTTTAGTTTGATTAAGGTGAAGGGTTTTTGTGTCTTTACCCATGTATAATGTATGTGCAAAGTCAATTGTGTCTCCAATCAATTGTGTCTCCAAGAGTAATTGATAAGTCATAAAGTGTCTTAGGTGGTAAATTTCTTCATGTTTAATCATGTTTATGGATGAAAATCTGATTAATCAGAACCAATTCAGTTTCGCTGAAAATATCACACAGAGAACACACCAAGTCTtgtatattcaaaatatataatgcatcaaacaaaacttatataaagGAAGACATGTATTAAAGAACAAAGATTCAGTACAAACTTAAACCCTTGAAGGATTAAGAGACAGATAGTTAAACTTTTCAATAAACCAGAGAGTAATAGTAACTGAGACTGCAGAAACAGAGTATAGACtaacttttattttagaaacaaaaacatTGTTTCCTTTCTATAAGAATGTCAGCATTTGTTGTGTATAGGATCAGATCCTCTTCCAATCTTTCTTTTTACAGATTGATTAGGATCATGCATCACAGAGGGCGCCAAGTCTCcatttgtatttaaatttcCTTCcttcgatgatgatgatgactctTCAAGAACACGGAAGGGATGAACAGTTAGAAGCTGCAGCCTCATATCTCTCTCCCATCTTAGACTTGAGACTTTATCCGTTTGAAGAAGTACAAAAAATGCGatgccaagaagaagaaacatatcTCGACGAACCAAAACACCCATTTTGAACAACGTTTGTAGATATTAGCTACTAGCTAGCTTGTGAAGTTAAATATAAATACTTGAGAGATTAAATAAATGGTAAAAGGTTAATGAAGAAGGGAGAAATTtgtctctccttctctctctttggAATGGAGAGAAGGTTGGTAAGAAGGAAGCATATATAAAGGCTGGTTTTAGAAGATCTCTCATCTGACAAGTTTGAACCAAAAAAGCTTTACATTTGGAACTCTGTTATTGGGAAGCTAAGCttatctctttgtttttttttgtccatctccatactttttatattttaaacatacaATACTCATATACATTCACATATAATAACATTTCTGTTTATTTGGATAAGGTGAATGGTGTGATACAATATAGATTACTAATATAGTTGTATAAAGTGCATTCTTGTGTTGCTTTTGGGAATTGTACTTCACACAATATGTCCCTATCAAATGGAATAACCAAGAGCATTGAGACATCTTTGGAACATTCTCTTTGCCTGACATGGACAGcctttacatatatatgtatgtgtgtatgtgtgtgtttgAATGTTCATACACAAACTTAGACATTATAACTCactttcataaaataataatgacactgatttattttacaaaaacaaaactattgTTAATGTAGATAAGGtttacctttttcttttatatagatGGGGTTCATCTAAGCACAACAACGACAAAAATAATATGATGTAATTATGCTAAGATAAGCAAAAACTAAGCccaagaaagaataaaaaaatatgcaaaGAAGAAGGCTTGGCTTGAAAATTGTTATtcaagaagaagcaagaagGCCGTCTTAAAGGGGGAAAAGTGTTTTATTCAAAAAAgaatatacaaaaattgaaGGAGAAGTTGGTTTGAAAGCTTGTGTTAATACAtactttttataattccaaGCTCTTTTCTCATTGTAGTAATATCCAGTCTTGCTTCTTTGAGTTCAGTGGAGTATCCTTTAtgcttttcttctttgttttcccCACTTTAATTACTTATCCCTTCCCTCCTCGATTTAAACTTTTAGTACTATTGGACTAATCCATTTCATGAATTTAAAAGATTTAGTTGAAGTGGTTATACACACTAtagtaccttttttttttttgaacaccaacACACTATAGTACCATCTTCAGTTAAAACGTTGTATTTCAtggatagatttttttttttttaagaagttGAGTATCATCATTACATATCATAAACATCTAATTTTGCAGTTAAAACAATGTGTGATGAAAACAGAAACTGAAACTCCCACAGAAACAAACATATGATGTACATTCTCAATACAACCCACAAACACTAACTATAAAGATAGATGGTGAAATATTGTAGAGTGATCAATAATGGCCTTCTTTTCTTTCACCACATAATCATTCAATCATCTTTTCCACTCTACCGGAGTTGTCTTCCCtgcaaaaaccaaaataatattaGTTGAGAAGAAACTCAGAATCTCTATATAGACTTTCTGGCTTTGTTTAGGACACTACTAACCGTTGAGAAGAGGTTTCTCGGTCTTCTTCCCAGTTTTGCCAATAGAGTTTGAGACTCTTGTTGTCTTAGGAGAATCAGAAGTGACTCTTGCGTTGTTACCTGAAGATGGTAGCGAGTACCGTCTAGTGGCTTTCTCAGTCACTTGTTGCTTAGGGGAAGAAGAGCCTTGTAACCTCAGCTTTGCTTTTGCAGATTTAGTCGCTTGCATATAGCTTGGTAGGCCCGGGCTACTGTTCTGATTCACATTACTACTCTCTTGACACTCAGTGGTTTGAGTAGTAGCAGTAGTAGTAACCGGAGAATCCTTCTTCCCTGATCTTTTATGCTCCTTCCTAGCTGGATTCTCCTTGTTGTTTTGTTTGGGAGTTCTCTCTTCTTTCACATCCTCCTTTTCCTCAACCATCACATTTTCTTCGATTTGGCTGACCAATGTGGAGTCAAGTGTTTCATTGGTTACCAATGGTTCATGAATGTGTTTCAACTCCTCAGGCTGAGCCATTTCATCTGTTCTCTCCACATCAAAGGCATTATTCACAGGTTCTTCTAAACCTGGAGATGGCTTCTCAATCTCCTTCTGTGTAACTCCTTGAGGTTGGATAGAGCTCTCAACTACAGGATTATGCACTTTCCTCAACCCACGTTTCACTTTCTCTAAATCAACTTGAGGAGTCTCtgctggtggtggtggtagtTCTGCAGATTGGCATGTTGAAAACTTGCGGAAGCTGCTGCGTTTCGGTTTCTCAAGCTCAAATGATGTCTGCGCATCCGAGGGATTGTCGAGATTTGAAGTAGGGACTTTGCGAACACTCTTCTGAGAGTTACTGGCAAACTTCTTCTGAGTTTTCTTGACTGAAGTTTTCTTAGGTTGAGGAATTGGTTTCCAGAAGCAAGACGCTGACCAGTTCTCTAACCAGATTGTGTTGGACGAATCATTTTCCAAGTGCACAGGCATCACGTTTGGAGAGGAAGCTAGAAGCTGATAAGATAGACAAAACATTATTAAAGAGCTTCTACATTCAAACATAATACTCACTCTCTGTTCCGAAAAGATccgtgttttaaaaaaaaatgtttcaaaaaatacattttcaatGCATTAATTAATGGTAAATTGcaaactttaaaaaaacataattgtgTTTATTAAAACTCTAATGGTTAAGAGTTGTGTGGAATGAAATACGAAAATAATGCATtggtaactaaaatttaatatattttcttaataagtatgaaaaattctaaatataaatctttttgaAACAGATACGGTAATAGACTTTACAAGCATACCTTCTGAGCAAACGCATTTGCAGTTAGCTTCTTGATTCCCAGGTAAGTATGTGTATCAACAACAGAGTCTTCAGGGAGTTTATTCTCCTGATAAGACAGAAAAAGTAGATACAGAACTTAAGTTAAAAGCTAATCAGAAATAGAAACTTAAATCACAGAGTCAAAGTGATGAGTGTTAACCAAATGCTGATGATTCAATGGGCATTTCCTCTGAACTTCAACTCCAATGTCAGAATGTCTGATCTCTCTTCCTCGAGCAAGTGCTTGCAATCTGACAATTCCCATTACACAGCAGAGAGTCGCAACAGCTTGCCTTCTAACCATGTGACCTCGGATAAGTGCTTGCAGCCTTATTATACCTTTTAACGCCCAGAAAGCACGCCGAGCCTTCACACAAAGAGAGCTCAGGTCAGTATACAACAAGGGGAAAAATGCCAATGAAGGGGTTCATAAGTATTTTACCAAGTATCCTCTAAAGGCAGCCTGGACAGTTGTTGCTGCAATCTCTTGCATAATTTTGTCTGATTCGGATAACGAGTCATCAGGTACAACAGAAGCAGCGTTTGGAGAATCTTTTGGTTGGACTTGGACCTCAGGAAGTTGTATCTCATCATCTGAAACCGCTTCGTGTTCTGTAGTCTGCGTCTCTCCCACACCACTGGTATGAACTGTTGCGTTTCCAAAGGATGGAAGATCTGAAACCACATCGGATTCTTCAATCTTTGATATCACCACTACCTCCTTTCCATTCACAACTCTCTGAGCGCGATAACCAATAGAAACAGACACCAAAGAGAGAGGAAATCAGAAAGTGACACCATAGACAAACAGTAGACAGAAAGAAACAGTAGACTGAAGAATCTTAGTCCTCTACGGCAACAAAAATTTAGCTATTCAAATGTTAATTGAAGCGTTACCTCCTTGTCTTTAGAACCACTAGACTTGGATTGTTTCTTTCCAAGTAGCACACTTTTTAACCATCTTGCAGGCTTCCCCATGATGTCAACAACCAAAACTCAAAACACCACCTGCATTTTTCCGACCAATCACAAACGCTTTATATGCTCGAGCAATAACAAAAAGACCACACAACACATCTATTACCAATGGTTGCAGTTTTATTTctgtaaattttgtttatatctaGAGCTTGGAAGAGCATATAATTAAGCACTTTGTAAGTTCAATGGATCAGCCATTTGTTTATGAAGACTAAGTAAAGTTCCAAACTGAGAATCACCATCAAGCaacaaaatttaagaaaattaaaacataataaaaacagTCGTTCATGAGCTAAAGATCTGTACTTTCTTTTATAATAATGGATCACAATCATTAAGCAATGAAATCAaacaagaaagagaaagaaaatacaatgattatttaggaaaaaaaagaacaaaacaaaatctcCAAATTGAAAATTTCAGAGATTAAAATTAGGGAAACCAGATCTGGAACTCACCTTGCAGATAAGTGAACCAGATCTCAAATCCACACTACCTAAATCTCAGaattaacagtaacaaaaaaaaaagatcttgaGTATTTAGAAAAGAAGTGAATTTACAGCTATTTAGAGAAATGTCGGTCTCAAATTGGATTCACTGTCTGAATCCCACAACAAACTTGAGAAGAAGACAGCCTTACCGTAGAATGCCTGAATGGTTGGGTGACAGTATTAGATAGCGGTGCTGCTATATCACTAGATACTTAAGGAGCATCGATGAGACTTTCTTTGGTGGTGGTTAATTTCAGTGACCACGGTGAcagataatttatttatttcttatattaaaacaaaaaaaaactacaaacgCATCTCCAAAATTCAAATTAAGCACCGTTATTTACGGCCGTtagattaataatatttttataatttttagatacTCCttaatgatttgatttttatctTGTTCTATCACTTTAACtgatttttataattcaaactGAAACATATCATTTTAACTGGTTTTTAAGGATTTGATTTTTATCTTgttctatataaaatttaatatcatttaaatttgtgactaattattaaataacttatttttttgttggttaaaTTAGTTTTATCGAATGTTATTTTATGTAACCAACATTAATAGATAAGTAAATAACTTGGAGAAGGTATGAAAGTTATGAGTGGGTTGTCCCCAGACTGCTGTTTAATTTGGGAGCATGTGCAATAACTCAGCTCTCTACGTGACTACGAAGCATTTGCGGATGATTACCTTCTTaccctttttcttcttcttcttgaggaAGCTTGGATCGTGCGGGCGAGTTCTCGTAGAGCTGCTCAAAGTATGAAATGATACTTTATAATCCTCCTCTGTTTTTTCTGAACATTAAACTATTTGGGAATGAGACATATCGTATGAGCAACTTGTGCTTTATTCCTTAACTGAGACGAAAACGACGTCAACCACCAAAAAGACAAGTAAGAAAGCAATGGAGATCGAAGCCTTCCCACATGGATCTTGTCGTAAGAATGCAACAGAGTATAAACCATGTTATGTTTCCACACTCGTGCACACAGCACATTTCTTGATGTTTCGACGATTGCATGAAGGTGAAACCATTCAATTTATCTGGAATATTTGTCATTTAATATGTGAATAACCCCCAAATAGTTTAAGTTCCCAGAGAGTCTAAAGAATAAAGCAATTCTCAAAGACAACgaccaaaactatattttataaaaatagttttaactgAAACTAGAAAATACAAAAGACACTgcagacattaaaaaaaaaaacgaaacagGGAAAGCAATCTAGTCTCTGAGAACTCCAAGCGTCTAGTTTCTGGTATCTCCAAGTCTCAATCTCTCAGCAACATTAGCCACAAAGCAACAAAGCTTCGATTCCGAAGCTAAACCATCCGCTACTCTTTCAACAGCCTTCAGCTCTTCATGCAGATCCGAGTGCAGAGCCAGAGTAGAGAAGTTCTCATCGATAATAACCCCCAAACACTTGGTCACATCCTCGAGCTTGGGAACCCAGTCGCACAGCTTCAAACCGAGCATGGAGGCGGCTTTAGGGCAAGGACCAGCCTGAGGGAACCTCTCGTACTTCTTCATCCACTTAGATAGATACCGAACGAAGCTTCTCATCTCATTACCATTCAACTTACTCACTGCAGATGAAAACATGACTTCATCAACATCAGACGAAGCCAGCAAGTAGTGAAGGCAAAGCTCGGAAGGAGAAAACCCGTCGTGAGCAACCATCAGCAAGATCGAAGCCTCTTCAGCAACAACTTTAGACTTCTTTGATACCTCTGTCTTGCTAACTTTCTCAATAGCCAACAAAGCTTGACTGTCCCATTCTTCTCTCACCTTAACCATAGTGCTAACCGCTTCCTTAGAAGGGCAAAGAAAGTACTTCAAGATCGAAAGCAGCTCGCTCGCCCCAAGATCCGAAGCTTGTTTGATCACAACGCAAAGCAAATCAGACCGTTGCTTCTCGACAAGACTGCTAACTAAATAACCGTTCAAAGAATGATCAACCAATGAGTTTGAAACCAAAGTCTCAACTAACTCCCACATCTCCAAACGAACACAAGCCTTCAAAACCAAACCAGACACGTCTCTACCCATCAAAACCCCAGTCTTCTCCACCAGCTTCTGAACATCAGAACAAGCTTTATCTCCCCAAACCAGCCCAGCTACATCTTTACCCATCAAAAGCTCAGTGTTCTCCACTAAATCTTTCATCTCCTCGTTCTCACCAGTAACCCCAACTTTCTCACCAATCTTCTCCAGAAACTGCTTCAGCATACTCACAAACTCGCCTCTGTCGAACCTGTTGGTGTCCTTGAGCTTGCTTTTCAGCTTAGAGGAAAAGCTCTTACCCAATTTGATCAGCTCAGCATCGCTTCCGGAGATTTCCCACCCGGTTATTGGATTGATTAGGGTACCGGGGTTAGGGCTTTCCACCTTCGGCTTGACGTTGGTGAAGATACCGTCTTGGCTGAGAGGGAAGGGATAGTCCGAGTGAGAGTCAACTCGGTCCTGACTCGCTAAGGAGTTGGAGATAGCTTCGAGCAGCGAAGTCATTACGGACAGAGCAAAAGGATCAAACTTTATCAAAAATCTGTAAGAACAAACACAAACCCATCAGCACAAAACCTTATATCTCGTATCTTACGCCAATAAAGAGTAAAGAAAGACAAGAGTTCAATGGAGGTTACTCCCAGTTAACAATCGTTTATCAAGCTGAGTTTTACCTTCCGGAGGAGACTACAAGGATGGTGAGTAGCGAAAGGCAGAGAAGctttcagattgttgtagggaGGGTAGTTCTCGAATCGCAGGcggagagagaaggagagatgaAGATGTAAACTCAGAGAAGGCGAccgattagggtttaggggttttgTAATTGGAACAATGGTTCTGTATTTTTCTGTGTTTCCAGATATACCCCTCTCGTCGGTggtttattacattttttggaTTTGGGCAACGACGAGTTTAGCTGATGTCTTCCAAGGCCTAATAACAactgtttctatttttttttttctggttaatTTGTTTATATGATAGCAATTAAGACAGGAAATGAGGTTTATAAACTTGGTCGACAGGTTGACTAATCCTTGTAAAATGTCACACAACTCTGCGCAACTAACTAATGTCCTTAGATCGTGGTCCACTTAAAATATGAAGTTGTTTTCTAACGCTAGATCTCATGCATGTATCCATCATAACTtaagaaatgaaatatatttatttttttgaaaaaaataagacaatGTAGAACATAACTATGATGAAGAGAATATGAGAAAACAGCAAGTCacattataacaaaaaaaaaagaatttcttCAAGATGGAAAATACCGACtagttttctttaaaaagaaaaaaagaaaataccGACTAGTTTTCTTGGCCATCCATCCAACACTCGTATTAGTTGGAAACAATCCGTCTTAATATCAATGATCCACACTCATTTTCAAGCAAATATTCTATAGACCACAACAATGCATCGATTGTAAAAGCGATAAACGGAGTATGATGCATTGTTGTGGTCTATAGAATATTTGCTTGAAAATGAGTGTGGATCATTGATATTAAGACGGATTGTTTCCAAGCGATAAACTCTTTAAACAAAAGAGAACAGAGCGAAGGAGGTTTATATGGGAGACTAAAAACGCACCGTTTTGCTCTGGCGAAGAGTTGGGCGATTAGGGTTCTGCAAATCTCGATTTGGGCAGGCTTGATTGACGGCGCCAGTAACGGTGGCTCCAATGGGGGATGAAGACGGTTCTCAAGGGGAGGCTCCTGCTTCTCCAGGGGtgacgacgacgacgactcCAACCACAGGTCCGGGGGGAACAAAGGACTCTTGGGTTGGAGCGGTTCAGGGTAAAAAACTTTTGAAGAAATACGAAGTGGAGATTTTGATGAAAGACGGAGTAGGCTCGATTACAGTACCGGAGGAGATAACGAAGGATGTGGCGCCTCTGTGGGATGATTTCCTCATTGGAAAATTCCTCGATGTTGCTCCACACATTGCGAAAGTTCACGCTATCGTAAACAAGGTTTGGGCTCTCAACGATAAGACGCAGATGATTGACGTCTTCGAGGTTAACTCAACGACGATGAAGTTTAGGATTCCTAATCTGGCTGACAAAAATCGGATTCTTCGAAGGGGGATTTGGAACCTAGCGGGTGTTCCGGTGGTGGTGACAAAATGGTCTCCGGTAGCAGAGAAGGAGAAGCCTCAAGCTCAAGCCATTCCGATGTGGGTGCATCTCAAAAACGTGCCGCTTGATATGTTCTCTTGGCAAGGACTGAGCTTCGTGTCTAGTCCTCTCGGTACTCCGGTGAGACTACACCCCGAAACTGCCCAATGTTTGAATATTGAGGTAGCAAAGATCTTTGTGAAAGTTGACTTAACGAAGGATTTGCCAAAGAAGATGAACTTCAATATTCGGGGGAGGCAGTGTTTGGTGGAATATTCATACCCATGGCTGCCAACAAAATGCCCTAAGTGTGAGAAATGGGGTCACTCTATCAAAACATGTCCAGTCAAAGAGGTACAGAAGGAGAGGGAGAACAATGAGGTGCAGGAGGAAGGAGAAACTCCAGCAGACTAGGGGTTAAGAAGTGAGGAGAGAATCACAGTTGAGACAGAACAGACTTCGGATACTAACCAGCCAGGGGAAGGAAAAGGAAATGAGGAGGTACCTGCAGTAGGCTTAACTAATACAGAATTGGAGACAGAGCAAATGTCAGCGGTTGAGTTAAGGGAGGATGAGCAGATAGTAGAGATGGAGAAAGACTTGGTTTTGGGGAGTTCAGCTCTGGCTGAAGCTCAAGATGAATCTAAAGAAGACGAGGAGAAAGAGTGGCTGGATGTATCACCGGGGAAGTCGAGCCGTTCTCCACAGAGcaaaaacaaagattaaaaatTTGGACAGGTTGCTATTCTcaccaaatcaagattctcagTACTGAGTTTAGAAGAGGAGGGAGAGATAGTAGGAGATGGAAGTGATGAAGGAGAGATACAGAAGGCAGAGAATTTGATGAACCCAATGGTGGAAGCCAAAGAGAAGGAGACTGTTATTCCCCGACAATCTCTCCCTAGATATTCGAAGATCAAACATAAAGTTTTGGGTGATAGGTCTGTTCAGAAAGCGCAAGACGCAAGTCTCAGCGAGCTAAAGAAAAGGAAATCTCGTCATCATTAATGTCGGGTCTCTTTTGGAACATAAGAGGCTTTAATAAGCCATCTAAGCATATGTTAATAAAGGAGTGGGTTAGGAAAAGTGGCTTTCAGTTTGGGTGTTTGCTTGAAACTCaagttaaagaaaataaagctaAGGGGATCATCGACAAGGTGTTCCCAGGCTGGTCCTCTATTACGAATTACGATCATCACCGCTTGGGTAGAATATGGATCATGTGGAGTCCGAGGGTGAGAGTTACTCCATGTTTCCAGAGCGCTCAGATGATCACATGTTCTTTTCTGTTGGAGGGTATGGATGAAGAATTCTTCTGTTCTTTTGTCTACGGATTTAATTTGGAAGATGAACGAAGGGAGCTCTGGAGAGACATAAAATCTCATCAAGACTCTCCCATTATTCAGAAGAAGGCGTGGATAGTTTttggagattttaatgaaattttggaTGAGGAGGAGCACTCCAATGTAGATATTGCTCATGATACTGGGGGAATGCGGAATTTTCAGGAGGTAGTTAGCTACTGTTCTCTGGTCGACATGTCGTACCAGGGGCCAAGATTCACATGGAACAATAAACGAGACAGTGACATCATCTGTAAGAAGCTGGATCGCGCCCTCGTAAACGACGAGTGGATGAGACTGTACCCTCGGTCTTATTGCGTTTTTGAGGCAGGAGGATGCTCAGATCATCAGAGATGTCGGATCACATTCACAGCTGAGAGTATGAAGCCGAGAAAACCCTTTAAATTGGTTAACGCAGTGATTGACATGCCAGAATTTCTACCTTTGGTTGGTAATTTCTGGAGGGGGACGGAGCCTCTATTTAACTCAACATCAGCACTCTTCAGACTCTCCAAGAAACTAAAAGCACTTAAGCCTCTTCTGCAGAATCTGAGCAAGGAGAAGATTGGAAATCTTtccaaaaagacaaaagaagcTTATGCAACACTATGTGAGCTCCAAACCAAGACTCTAGATGAACCTTCTCAGGCAAATATGGAGGCAGAATCGGCAACATTAACCAGATGGTCCTTGTTGTCAAGACTAGAAGAAAAGGTCCTTAGTCAACGAGCAAAGATTCACTGGTTAGGGGTCGGAGATGGGAATAACACGACCTTCCATAGGGCTGCAAAGGTTCGGGAAGTTAGGAATTCTATCAGAGAGATTAAAAAGGGAGATGGGACCACTGCAGTCACTCAAGAAGATATTAAAGCTGAAGCTGTGGACTATTTTCAAAACTTTCTGACTCATATACCTTCTGACTATTGTGGAGTGAGTTCTGTAGTCCTAAAAGATCTCCTAAATTTTGATTGTTCTGAGGAGAACAGGAACATGTTGGTTGGAGAGGTTTCAGCGGAATTGATTCGGAAAGTGGTGTTTAGTATGGCTGCAGACAAGTCTCCAGGACCTGATGGGTTTACAGTAGAGTTCTTCAGAGCTACATGGGGTATTACAGGTGGAGATGTAGTGCAAGCGGtccaatatttttttgataaggGATTTCTCCCCAAAGGAATAAACTCCACGATCTTGGCTCTCATTCCCAAGAAGGATGAAGCAGTTTATATGAAAGACTATAGGCATATATCGTGTTGTAACGTGATCTATTAGGTGATTTTCAAGATCTTGGCTAACCGGCTGAAGAGATTGCTGCCTTCTTTCGTCTCGTTGAATCAATATGCGTTTGTCAAAGATAGGATCCTCATGTAAAATGTCCTATTGGCTTCGGAGCTTGTGAAGAACTATCATAAGGACTCAGTGACAGCTAGATGCGCAGTTAAAATCGACATCTCCAAGGCGTTCGATTCAGTCCAATGGCCATTTCTGCTATCTGTTCTTGAAGCTATGGGCCTTACCGAGAAATTCATCTTGTGGATCAAGAAATGTATTGAGATTGCCTCTTTTTCTATACAGGTTAATGGAGAACTAGCTGGATACTTTAATAGTAAAGAGGGTTGAGGCAGGGGTGCTCTCTATCTCCTGTTCTGTTTGTTATCTGTATGCAAATACTGTCCAAACTCTTGGACAGAGCTGCAGAGGAGAGGCGTATTGGTTATCATCCTTACTGCAAGGAGCTCA
This region of Brassica napus cultivar Da-Ae chromosome C5, Da-Ae, whole genome shotgun sequence genomic DNA includes:
- the LOC106419397 gene encoding protein IQ-DOMAIN 30-like, whose amino-acid sequence is MGKPARWLKSVLLGKKQSKSSGSKDKERVVNGKEVVVISKIEESDVVSDLPSFGNATVHTSGVGETQTTEHEAVSDDEIQLPEVQVQPKDSPNAASVVPDDSLSESDKIMQEIAATTVQAAFRGYLARRAFWALKGIIRLQALIRGHMVRRQAVATLCCVMGIVRLQALARGREIRHSDIGVEVQRKCPLNHQHLENKLPEDSVVDTHTYLGIKKLTANAFAQKLLASSPNVMPVHLENDSSNTIWLENWSASCFWKPIPQPKKTSVKKTQKKFASNSQKSVRKVPTSNLDNPSDAQTSFELEKPKRSSFRKFSTCQSAELPPPPAETPQVDLEKVKRGLRKVHNPVVESSIQPQGVTQKEIEKPSPGLEEPVNNAFDVERTDEMAQPEELKHIHEPLVTNETLDSTLVSQIEENVMVEEKEDVKEERTPKQNNKENPARKEHKRSGKKDSPVTTTATTQTTECQESSNVNQNSSPGLPSYMQATKSAKAKLRLQGSSSPKQQVTEKATRRYSLPSSGNNARVTSDSPKTTRVSNSIGKTGKKTEKPLLNGKTTPVEWKR
- the LOC106419009 gene encoding uncharacterized protein LOC106419009, which encodes MTSLLEAISNSLASQDRVDSHSDYPFPLSQDGIFTNVKPKVESPNPGTLINPITGWEISGSDAELIKLGKSFSSKLKSKLKDTNRFDRGEFVSMLKQFLEKIGEKVGVTGENEEMKDLVENTELLMGKDVAGLVWGDKACSDVQKLVEKTGVLMGRDVSGLVLKACVRLEMWELVETLVSNSLVDHSLNGYLVSSLVEKQRSDLLCVVIKQASDLGASELLSILKYFLCPSKEAVSTMVKVREEWDSQALLAIEKVSKTEVSKKSKVVAEEASILLMVAHDGFSPSELCLHYLLASSDVDEVMFSSAVSKLNGNEMRSFVRYLSKWMKKYERFPQAGPCPKAASMLGLKLCDWVPKLEDVTKCLGVIIDENFSTLALHSDLHEELKAVERVADGLASESKLCCFVANVAERLRLGDTRN